GATCTGCCCAAGGCGGCAGCGCTTCGCTATCGCGTGGCGATGACATAAGCAGCAATCCCTTCTACTCAATCCCATCATGACTTTAGATTGGGAAGGCGCGATCGCCCTCTTGAATAGAAAACAAGCATAGCAGAAGAGGCTCAAGCAGCGTTGCTTGAGCCTCTTCTGAGTCAATTAAGCTTTAAGGCTTAGTAGCGATTACGATTTCCTGAAGAGAAGTTTCTATTTCCTCCCCGACCGCCACCGCCACCAGACGGCCCTCTATCTTCGCGAGGCTTCGCCTTATTCACCTTCATATCACGACCCATCCACTCAGCTCCATCAAGAGCCTCAATCGCTGCTGTTTCTTCAGCTTCTGTACCCATTTCTACAAAAGCAAAGCCACGTAAGCGACCTGTTTCACGGTCTGTGGGTAACTGAATCCGCTTTACAGAACCATATTCTGCAAAAACAGCGCTGAGGTCTTCTTGAGTGACCTCGTAGGAAAGATTGCCTACATAAATGGACATAGATTATCTCCAAAATCAGAGGGTGTAGAGAGATAGATTTCGGAGAGAAGCCTGTTAAGACCACAAGGAGTAAAGCCTGTCAATGCTAGAAACAAACGCTACAACCGAATTTATTCTCATCGGCTAGTCTAGCACAGCGTTTACACCTCATGGTTAGAGAGCAAAAATTGTTACAAAACGCAATAAATGGTTGCACAGAAGCGCTGTCCAGACGAGAAGCCTCGTGTTCGCAATCCCTCTCAATACAAAGGAGAGGTACCGTGAACTCCTGAACACCTGAGTATCTGAGAATACCATCGCCAGGGATTTTTTACATAACCTGTTCGACTATAGGTGAGGCAAAAACGGCTAGTCCATTAGGAATACACTCAATTTCCGCAGGAGTGGTGCCAATAATTTCACCATCCACGACGATTTTTTGAGGTGGATCTGTTGTTACCTTAATCCGCCGGGTTGATAAGTGGATAATATCCGGTCGGTTGGGCGCAGTCTGGATTAAAGCTGAGCCAAAAAGGCTAAACATGGCATTCACGGCTTGGAGCTTCGTGCTGGGTGTAGCAATGGTCACATCTAACAGACCATCTGTCGCAATCACCTGCCCTAATCCTTGAGCCAAAACAGAGGTTGGTGGTGCGGCGTTGGCAACGGTGACGGCTCCTGCCAGGAACTCATTGACAACGCCGTCAATCTCAATTTGCGTGGCAAACACTTCGTGTTCGTTGAGTTGTTGAATACCAGCTACGATGTAGGCTAAGGCTCCGAAGCGGCTTTTCGCCTCCCTGTTGGCTCGTTCAACCATTTCTGCCTCAAATCCAATACCTGCCAGCAAAATCATCGGGAACCCATTGCAGCGAGCCGCATCCACAATACAGGTTGTCCCCGCTAAAATTGTCTCGCAAGCTCCTCTAATATTGGTGGGAATTCCCAAGGCAACGGCAAAGGCATTGGCAGTTCCCCTGGCGATTATCCCCAAAGGTATCCCTGTGCCAATCACGGCTCCAGCTACGGCGGAGATCGTACCATCACCACCCGATGCAATGATCAATTCTGCTCCTTGTGCGATCGCATCCTGAGCCAATTGTTCTGCACTGAGTTCCGGGGTTGTCAAGTGAACATTTAAGCGAATTTTGGGTTCTAGAAGCTGCTGGATTAGGGCTAGGTCTTGCTGTGCATTCCCTTGACCTGAAACGGGGTTAAAGATTAGATAACCTACACGAGTGTGATGCAACATTGCCACGATCGCTTCTGCTGTCGCGAGGTTTGTGGCAAGAGGGATGTTGTGAACCTCGCAGATACGTAATAGTGCTTGGATATTCGGTTCGTGAGGTTGAGCGTAGAGGGGGTCAAACAGGAAAATTACGGCAATAACTTGACCTGTGGCAACTTGAGCTGCAATTTGAGCATCGCCTCCCATTGGCCCAGACAACATGCGTTCGACGGGTAAACCGGTTCCTTCTTGGATGCGCTGTCCGGTGCTTCCGGTTGCCATTAATTTGTAGCGAGCAAGAATCGGTGCATAGGTACGAGCAAAGGCAACAATATCGTCTTTTTTGCGATCGTGGGCAATCAGGGCGATGGTGGTGGGCATAGTTGACTAGACAAGGATTCAGAAGTCAGAAGTCTTCTAGTCAGAATAATGGTTATCGAGGATGAATAGCCAGTTTGCGACGAGCCATAACCAAAGCCATCGCGTTTTGGGGAGGGTGGGGGGGAGAGGCGATCGCATTCTTTAGCTACAAGAGATTGGGCGAAGCTGTGTCCACAGTTGATGGCAACATTTATTTAACTTTCGCGAGTAATATATTTTTTCATCTAAGGCAACCAAAAATCTGGCAATAAATTCTTACCCAAATCGCGCACTGTCTTATTAATCATCCGACCTAACTGAATATGGGGTTCATCCGGTTCAACAGGGATAATGTTTGCATTACGTCCATGACCGAAATACGCGATCGCAATATTGGCAGCTTCCAAACCTGTAACATAAGCCTTCTCCTGTGACCAAGAACCGTGGCGAGTGACAATCCAATCCCCACTCATAAAAACATTCTCGATGGTCGTCACAGATGGCATTAGATACTGATAGCTACCCGGTGCAAAATGAGTCACTCCTTGCGGTACCCGAATAACACAACTATCGATAACTTTTGCCTGTCCAAATGCTGGGATACAAGTTGCTAAATCATGCTGAACTTTTTCTCCAATTTGCTTATCACTTAGAGGTAGCAACTGATTGGCGTGGTAAAAGTCCGCTTCAATGACGCTACCGGGTTCATCACGGTATTCGTCTTGCAATGCATTGAGGTCAAAAAATGTCCAGCCTGTTGTGGGGTCAAATCCAAAGCAGGCATTCGAGGGATGGCGGATGTTTATTTTGCGATCGAACCACAACCGCGTTGCCAACACATCAATTGACCCTAAATTCTTCAAGTCTCGGAATTCCCGATAATTTTGTAGTGTCGGGCTACCGCTAACTATCTTTTTCATGCCACTGACGCTAACACTAAAAATCACCGCGTCTGCCTCAAAAACTTCATCGCCGCAGACAACCCCTTTTGCCTTACCCGTGCTGTCAAGAAGGATGTCGCTGACTCGTTTATTCGTGAGTACCCTGCCGCCAGCTTGCTGAATGCGTTCCACCCAAGGTTTAAATATCATCTCCCCAACCGTTCCCCGACACCAAACGACATCAAAATCGGGTTGGTGAGCGAGGATGAAGTAGTAAAGCATCCCCAACGCTGCGGCGGCGGAACACTGTTCCCCAGGTGCAAATAAGCCGACTAATAGCATGGGTTCAAAGGAATCTTTGTACAGTCGGGCAGAGACACCAAACTGCTTAAATAGTTCACGGGCAGTTACTTTGTCATAGCGTTGCCATGCTTCATCCGAGTTATCAAAATCGATGATGCCATAGAGTAAGGGTAAAGCTGAAAGGCGGTCAATAAGTGGCAACCGCTGGAACTGGGTATAGAGAAAGGTGCCTAATGGAGTGGGGAGTCGGGGTTCATTTTGAAAAATCGGCGATTCCACTTCCAACCCAGCGGGGGAATATTGGGAGGAACGGGTAAACGGGGTAAACGGATTCAGTCCCAATTCTCGAACCAGGGCAAAGATATTGCTGTAGGGATACCAGAAGCCATGAATCCCGCCCTCGATGGAACGTCCTCCGGCAGTTTTCCAGCCTGCCACTAAACCACCAGGATAAGGACTCGCTTCTAGGAGTGTAACGTCGTAGCCCTGTTTGGCTAAGTGGTAGGTTGCTCCTAATCCAGCCCAACCGGCACCGACAACGACTACCCGTTTTTGTTCTGACGCTGCTGACATCCTTTACCTCTTGAGTCTCTTTGTTTAGCTTAAATTGACAAGAAGCCCCACGTCTCAACCCGACAGGGTGAGCGTGGATGAATTGCGGGGAGCGCGGAGGTACCTCCGCTGACCAAATGATGATAGGCTTGCTTATAGTAAATAAATTTCACTCTAAATGCTCAGGGTTGTTAAGGTCAGACTCTATCCCAATCCACAACAGCAGCAGCTACTAGAACAATCGTTTGGTAACTGCCGTTGGCTGTGGAATTATTGTCTGAACTTAATGAACCAGACGTACAAAGAGACAGGAAAAGGGTTGTCAGGTTATGAAGTTAAGAAGTTCATCCCACAGTTAAAGAAAGAGCATGAATGGTTAACTCTGACGTATTCACAGTGTTTGCAGCAAGCCTGCTTAAACCTGGGAGTAGCCTTCAATAACTTCTTTGAAGGAAGGGCGAAATACCCTAGATTCAAATCAAAGCATGGTAAGCAGTCAATCCAGTATCCTCAACACATCAAGGTTGCAGATAGTCATTTAACTATTCCCAAGATAGGCCAGGTGTCGGCAACTATTCACAGAAAAATTGAGGGTAAAGTAAAGACTGTAACTATCTCCAAGAACTGCTCCAGTCAATACTTCGCAGCTATTTTATTTGATGACGGATCATATAAGCCGAAGTCAAGCACAGATGGCAAAGCGATAGGTATTGACCTGGGACTGAGCCATTTCGCTGTAACCAGCGATGGATCTAAGTTTGATAATCCCCGAATACTCTTGCAGCACGAGCGGAATTTAAAGCTCAAACAACAGCAGCTATCTAGAAAACAGAAAGGTTCTAATAACTGCAATAAAACGAGAAAGAGAGTCGCTAGGGTTCATAGGAAGATTACTAACTGTCGTGAAGATTTTCTGCACAAGCTATCGCGTAGGATAGTGAACGAAAACCAAGTCATTGTGGTGGAAAATCTTAACGTTAAAGGCATGATGCAAAATCACTATCTAGCCAAAGCTATTCATCAAGTTGGATGGGGAATGTTTTGCACCATGCTCAAATACAAAGCTGAGGCAGAAGGGAAGGTTTATCAAGAAGTTGATCGTTTTTTCCCCAGTTCTAAAACTTGCCATGTATGCCTCAACCAAGTCGCCAGTCTACCACTAAAAGTAAGACGTTGGACTTGTGAAAACTGCCAAACTACTCACGACAGGGACATCAACGCTGCTATTAACCTTCGAGACGAAGGACTACGAATTTTGACCTCTGGAACGGGGGATAAAGCCTGTCGCCCAGATGTAAGCCGTAGTAATAGAGGACGCAAGAAATCTACTACTACGCTTTCTGTTGGGCAGGAAGCCTACTGTGTACGCGAAGCGTCACTGTAGGTAGTTCACGATGACACGATTGGTAGGAGGGCAGGAAGACTGGATGTGTTGTAAAAATTTCTGTGATTTACAGGCTAAACATCAGCAACAGTGATGAGAGTAGGGACACGGAAACAGGAATTTCTCGGTCTAGACCATAATTTAAAAACGCCTTCTCAAAACCTACCAATTTGGGTCAACATAGAGATTAATGGTTAATTCTTTACGACCCGCTGGTACGCCTGTAATGCAGGCACAAATCGTCTCCCCATCATTGAGTTCTACCTCACAAGCATGACAAGTTCCCATCAAGCAACCTGTGGGAATAAACACACCAGCGCGTTCAGCCACTTGCAACATTGGCTCTCCCACTTCGGCATCAACTGTCACGTTATCGGGTAAGAATTGAATGCTAACACTCATGGGTTGTTAGTAATTAATTGTTAGTTAGTATCACAAAAACGATGGAGTATTAAAGGATGAATAGCTACGCCATTCCCCCAAGATAGTCTAAACCATAACTTCACCCTTCATCCTTCTTGATTAGCTTTTTGAGACGGTAAAAACGGGCTTAAATCTAAATGTTCTTCCACCGTATCCGCCAGCAAGTTTAACATCGTTTCTCGTTGTTCGCGGTAATTCGCAACACCTGTAGGCAGAGACGGGAGTCCTCGTTGCTGTCGCAGAAAATTCAACCAGGCACGTCGCCAAGGCCCATTGTCAAAAAGTCCGTGCAGGTAACTGCCCCAAACCGATTGATTAATGTCAACAATGCCTAAACCAGGGTCATCAAATAGAGGTTTACAAGATGACTGTGTATTTC
This sequence is a window from Microcoleus sp. AS-A8. Protein-coding genes within it:
- a CDS encoding RNA-binding protein, with protein sequence MSIYVGNLSYEVTQEDLSAVFAEYGSVKRIQLPTDRETGRLRGFAFVEMGTEAEETAAIEALDGAEWMGRDMKVNKAKPREDRGPSGGGGGRGGNRNFSSGNRNRY
- the mgsA gene encoding methylglyoxal synthase gives rise to the protein MPTTIALIAHDRKKDDIVAFARTYAPILARYKLMATGSTGQRIQEGTGLPVERMLSGPMGGDAQIAAQVATGQVIAVIFLFDPLYAQPHEPNIQALLRICEVHNIPLATNLATAEAIVAMLHHTRVGYLIFNPVSGQGNAQQDLALIQQLLEPKIRLNVHLTTPELSAEQLAQDAIAQGAELIIASGGDGTISAVAGAVIGTGIPLGIIARGTANAFAVALGIPTNIRGACETILAGTTCIVDAARCNGFPMILLAGIGFEAEMVERANREAKSRFGALAYIVAGIQQLNEHEVFATQIEIDGVVNEFLAGAVTVANAAPPTSVLAQGLGQVIATDGLLDVTIATPSTKLQAVNAMFSLFGSALIQTAPNRPDIIHLSTRRIKVTTDPPQKIVVDGEIIGTTPAEIECIPNGLAVFASPIVEQVM
- a CDS encoding FAD-dependent oxidoreductase; this translates as MSAASEQKRVVVVGAGWAGLGATYHLAKQGYDVTLLEASPYPGGLVAGWKTAGGRSIEGGIHGFWYPYSNIFALVRELGLNPFTPFTRSSQYSPAGLEVESPIFQNEPRLPTPLGTFLYTQFQRLPLIDRLSALPLLYGIIDFDNSDEAWQRYDKVTARELFKQFGVSARLYKDSFEPMLLVGLFAPGEQCSAAAALGMLYYFILAHQPDFDVVWCRGTVGEMIFKPWVERIQQAGGRVLTNKRVSDILLDSTGKAKGVVCGDEVFEADAVIFSVSVSGMKKIVSGSPTLQNYREFRDLKNLGSIDVLATRLWFDRKINIRHPSNACFGFDPTTGWTFFDLNALQDEYRDEPGSVIEADFYHANQLLPLSDKQIGEKVQHDLATCIPAFGQAKVIDSCVIRVPQGVTHFAPGSYQYLMPSVTTIENVFMSGDWIVTRHGSWSQEKAYVTGLEAANIAIAYFGHGRNANIIPVEPDEPHIQLGRMINKTVRDLGKNLLPDFWLP
- a CDS encoding transposase gives rise to the protein MLRVVKVRLYPNPQQQQLLEQSFGNCRWLWNYCLNLMNQTYKETGKGLSGYEVKKFIPQLKKEHEWLTLTYSQCLQQACLNLGVAFNNFFEGRAKYPRFKSKHGKQSIQYPQHIKVADSHLTIPKIGQVSATIHRKIEGKVKTVTISKNCSSQYFAAILFDDGSYKPKSSTDGKAIGIDLGLSHFAVTSDGSKFDNPRILLQHERNLKLKQQQLSRKQKGSNNCNKTRKRVARVHRKITNCREDFLHKLSRRIVNENQVIVVENLNVKGMMQNHYLAKAIHQVGWGMFCTMLKYKAEAEGKVYQEVDRFFPSSKTCHVCLNQVASLPLKVRRWTCENCQTTHDRDINAAINLRDEGLRILTSGTGDKACRPDVSRSNRGRKKSTTTLSVGQEAYCVREASL
- a CDS encoding 2Fe-2S iron-sulfur cluster binding domain-containing protein, whose protein sequence is MSVSIQFLPDNVTVDAEVGEPMLQVAERAGVFIPTGCLMGTCHACEVELNDGETICACITGVPAGRKELTINLYVDPNW